One part of the Raphanus sativus cultivar WK10039 chromosome 7, ASM80110v3, whole genome shotgun sequence genome encodes these proteins:
- the LOC130497519 gene encoding paired amphipathic helix protein Sin3-like 4 isoform X3: MVGDKPTTSNALDYLKIVKKTYQDKVEVYESFLEVMKDFKALRMDTCGVILRVKELFKEEKELLLGFNIFLPKGFEITIEGDQTLPDNVDFDEAISYMKKVRGNNMHAYISFLDILNMYKKEKKSIVEIYNEVAVLFRDHQDLLAEFANFLPHYR; the protein is encoded by the exons ATGGTTGGAGATAAACCAACTACGAGTAATGCACTTGACTATCTAAAGATTGTGAAGAAAACATATCAAGATAAAGTTGAAGTATACGAGTCCTTTCTTGAGGTGATGAAGGACTTCAAAGCTCTGAG AATGGATACGTGTGGTGTCATATTAAGAGTAAAGGAACTCTTTAAGGAGGAAAAAGAACTGCTTTTgggttttaatatatttttgccAAAAGGTTTCGAGATAACCATCGAAGGTGACCAAACTCTACCAGATAACGTTGACTTTGACGAGGCAATTAGTTATATGAAGAAGGTCAGG GGGAATAATATGCATGCGTACATCTcttttttggatattttgaaCATGTAcaagaaggaaaagaaaagcATAGTTGAAATCTACAATGAG GTGGCTGTTCTTTTCCGGGATCATCAAGATTTGCTCGCGGAGTTTGCCAACTTTCTCCCTCACTATAGATGA
- the LOC108816160 gene encoding glutathione S-transferase U11, whose product MGSMNGSKNDEYVRLLGAWPSPFVLRTRIALNLKRVSYEYLEEEDTLDSESVLNYNPVHKQIPILIHGNKPIRESLNIVMYVDETWLSGPPILPSDPFDRAVARFWDVYIDEHCFTSINGVAVAKDEDERKAAIAKLEQCMALLEETFQECSKGRGFFGGENIGFIDIGFGSMLGPLKVLEKFTGVKFIHPENTPGLFNWADRFYAHEAVKPVLPDIEKLVEFARLKFNTSIFK is encoded by the exons ATGGGCTCCATGAATGGTTCAAAAAATGATGAGTACGTAAGGCTGTTAGGAGCATGGCCTAGCCCTTTCGTGCTGAGGACTCGGATCGCACTTAACCTAAAGCGTGTATCGTACGAGTATCTCGAAGAAGAAGATACTTTGGATTCCGAGAGCGTATTAAACTATAACCCCGTTCATAAACAGATCCCTATCCTCATCCATGGCAATAAACCAATCCGTGAATCTCTCAACATCGTCATGTACGTTGATGAAACTTGGCTCTCAGGTCCTCCCATACTTCCCTCTGATCCCTTTGATCGTGCCGTAGCTCGATTTTGGGACGTCTACATCGACGAACAC TGTTTTACATCAATCAATGGAGTGGCAGTAGCAAAAGACGAGGATGAAAGAAAGGCGGCGATAGCAAAGCTCGAGCAATGTATGGCTCTATTGGAAGAAACGTTTCAAGAATGCAGCAAAGGAAGAGGCTTCTTTGGAGGAGAAAACATCGGATTCATAGATATCGGTTTTGGATCAATGTTGGGTCCTCTCAAGGTTCTAGAGAAATTTACCGGGGTCAAGTTCATACATCCAGAGAACACACCAGGTCTTTTCAATTGGGCAGATAGATTCTACGCCCATGAAGCAGTCAAACCTGTCCTGCCTGATATTGAAAAACTGGTCGAGTTCGCTAGGCTTAAGTTCAATACTTCAATCTTTAaatga
- the LOC108814508 gene encoding transcription factor KUA1, which produces MSRSCSQCGNNGHNSRTCPTETSPGGGGEKGIMLFGVRVTEASPSSSSFRKSVSMNNLSQFDHAAHDSNPVDDGGYASDDVVHASGRNRERKRGTPWTEEEHRLFLTGLHRVGKGDWRGISRNYVKTRTPTQVASHAQKYFLRRTNQNRRRRRSSLFDITPDAQTEDKTPLEGIPPIPPSRKLADLNISHKTTAAPEMFALSLKLPMQTSSLSSSSNEQNTRERSRASVFETMSSNGDSIMGVA; this is translated from the exons ATGTCGCGCAGTTGCTCTCAGTGTGGAAACAACGGCCACAACTCTCGGACGTGTCCGACGGAAACATCCCCTGGCGGCGGAGGAGAGAAAGGAATCATGCTTTTCGGCGTCCGCGTCACGGAAGCTTcaccgtcttcttcttctttcaggAAAAGCGTCAGTATGAACAACCTATCTCAATTCGATCACGCCGCTCACGACTCCAACCCTGTTGACGACGGTGGTTACGCCTCGGACGACGTCGTTCACGCCTCCGGCAGAAACCGCGAGCGCAAGCGAG GGACTCCATGGACGGAGGAGGAGCATAGGTTGTTCCTCACGGGGCTGCATAGAGTAGGCAAAGGAGACTGGAGAGGAATCTCTAGAAACTACGTGAAAACTCGGACACCGACTCAGGTGGCGAGCCACGCTCAGAAGTATTTCCTCCGCCGTACGAACCAGAATCGCCGCCGCCGTAGATCCAGCCTCTTCGACATCACTCCCGACGCTCAAACAGAGGACAAGACGCCGTTGGAGGGGATTCCTCCGATTCCTCCGTCGCGTAAATTGGCTGATCTGAATATCAGCCACAAAACAACGGCGGCGCCGGAGATGTTTGCGTTGTCGTTAAAACTACCGATGCAGACTTCGTCGTTGTCTTCATCTTCCAACGAACAGAATACACGTGAGCGGTCACGTGCCTCGGTCTTCGAGACCATGTCCAGTAATGGAGATAGTATAATGGGGGTTGCTTGA
- the LOC130497519 gene encoding paired amphipathic helix protein Sin3-like 4 isoform X1: MVGDKPTTSNALDYLKIVKKTYQDKVEVYESFLEVMKDFKALRMDTCGVILRVKELFKEEKELLLGFNIFLPKGFEITIEGDQTLPDNVDFDEAISYMKKVRTRFQGNNMHAYISFLDILNMYKKEKKSIVEIYNEVAVLFRDHQDLLAEFANFLPHYR; the protein is encoded by the exons ATGGTTGGAGATAAACCAACTACGAGTAATGCACTTGACTATCTAAAGATTGTGAAGAAAACATATCAAGATAAAGTTGAAGTATACGAGTCCTTTCTTGAGGTGATGAAGGACTTCAAAGCTCTGAG AATGGATACGTGTGGTGTCATATTAAGAGTAAAGGAACTCTTTAAGGAGGAAAAAGAACTGCTTTTgggttttaatatatttttgccAAAAGGTTTCGAGATAACCATCGAAGGTGACCAAACTCTACCAGATAACGTTGACTTTGACGAGGCAATTAGTTATATGAAGAAGGTCAGG ACAAGGTTTCAGGGGAATAATATGCATGCGTACATCTcttttttggatattttgaaCATGTAcaagaaggaaaagaaaagcATAGTTGAAATCTACAATGAG GTGGCTGTTCTTTTCCGGGATCATCAAGATTTGCTCGCGGAGTTTGCCAACTTTCTCCCTCACTATAGATGA
- the LOC130497519 gene encoding paired amphipathic helix protein Sin3-like 4 isoform X2: MVGDKPTTSNALDYLKIVKKTYQDKVEVYESFLEVMKDFKALRMDTCGVILRVKELFKEEKELLLGFNIFLPKGFEITIEGDQTLPDNVDFDEAISYMKKTRFQGNNMHAYISFLDILNMYKKEKKSIVEIYNEVAVLFRDHQDLLAEFANFLPHYR; this comes from the exons ATGGTTGGAGATAAACCAACTACGAGTAATGCACTTGACTATCTAAAGATTGTGAAGAAAACATATCAAGATAAAGTTGAAGTATACGAGTCCTTTCTTGAGGTGATGAAGGACTTCAAAGCTCTGAG AATGGATACGTGTGGTGTCATATTAAGAGTAAAGGAACTCTTTAAGGAGGAAAAAGAACTGCTTTTgggttttaatatatttttgccAAAAGGTTTCGAGATAACCATCGAAGGTGACCAAACTCTACCAGATAACGTTGACTTTGACGAGGCAATTAGTTATATGAAGAAG ACAAGGTTTCAGGGGAATAATATGCATGCGTACATCTcttttttggatattttgaaCATGTAcaagaaggaaaagaaaagcATAGTTGAAATCTACAATGAG GTGGCTGTTCTTTTCCGGGATCATCAAGATTTGCTCGCGGAGTTTGCCAACTTTCTCCCTCACTATAGATGA